The following proteins come from a genomic window of Solidesulfovibrio fructosivorans JJ]:
- the dsbD gene encoding protein-disulfide reductase DsbD has protein sequence MSRAVSWTYILAFFVALILSPAGASARTPAPADAVFRLDVARSGGGDLVCTWNIAPGHYLYKDRIEVTTNGGKAVPLALPPGVEKDDPTFGSTQVYHNHVSVSLARSALPSSGAIQVTYQGCAEHGVCYPPVHKRIDLATLALTPGKKGPVADVAPPAGTSQTAHGKPDGALASVLSGGLPAMVFSFLGFGLLLAFTPCVFPMVPILSGMLARSGQDLSARKGLVLSGAYVLAMALAYAALGVVAAWSGQNLQVMLQRPAAIILMGLVLVALSLSMFGLYDLALPASLTARLSRATGRAGSSVGGAALLGFGSALIVGPCVTPPLAAALLYVAQTGDVTRGAVALFALGLGMGMPLLAFGLFGGKLLPKSGPWLVTVKQVFGFLFLGLAIWMLGRVLPGQVIRGLWGLLAIAAGVWFGLLRSHGYGMRLAGGGIALGGVLLLTISLGVFPFSCPLAICAGAPAASTDGADVSVRKVRTMDGFDAAMAEARAKGRPILVDFSADWCVVCREIDREVMADAAVVPRLRNVSILRVDVTADTPESRALMRRFDVVGPPTMLFVNAHTGREIDNSRSIGAVSVAQFLRTLGKVGV, from the coding sequence ATGTCAAGAGCAGTATCGTGGACGTACATCCTGGCCTTTTTCGTCGCGCTGATCCTGTCGCCCGCCGGAGCGTCCGCCAGGACGCCGGCCCCAGCGGATGCGGTATTCCGGTTGGACGTCGCCAGGAGCGGCGGCGGGGACCTCGTCTGCACCTGGAACATCGCCCCGGGGCATTATCTTTATAAGGACCGGATCGAGGTCACGACCAACGGCGGCAAGGCCGTGCCCCTTGCCCTGCCCCCCGGGGTGGAAAAGGACGATCCGACCTTCGGGAGCACGCAGGTCTACCACAACCACGTGTCGGTGTCCCTCGCCAGGTCGGCCCTGCCTTCCTCGGGCGCGATCCAGGTGACCTACCAGGGTTGCGCCGAGCATGGCGTGTGCTACCCGCCGGTGCACAAGAGGATCGATCTGGCCACGCTCGCGTTGACGCCGGGAAAAAAAGGCCCTGTAGCGGACGTCGCGCCGCCTGCCGGGACGTCGCAAACCGCACACGGCAAGCCGGACGGCGCGTTGGCGTCCGTGCTTTCCGGCGGATTGCCGGCGATGGTGTTCAGTTTTCTGGGATTCGGCCTGCTTTTGGCCTTCACGCCCTGTGTCTTCCCCATGGTGCCGATCCTTTCCGGCATGCTGGCGCGTTCCGGCCAGGATCTTTCGGCACGCAAGGGACTTGTCCTTTCCGGCGCCTACGTGCTGGCCATGGCCCTGGCCTATGCGGCCCTCGGCGTTGTGGCCGCCTGGTCGGGGCAAAATCTCCAGGTCATGCTGCAACGGCCCGCGGCGATCATCCTGATGGGCCTCGTCCTCGTGGCCCTCTCGCTTTCCATGTTCGGGCTCTACGATCTGGCGCTGCCGGCATCGCTCACCGCGCGCCTGTCGCGGGCCACGGGGCGGGCCGGGAGTTCGGTCGGCGGCGCGGCGCTGCTCGGCTTCGGATCGGCCCTCATTGTCGGCCCCTGCGTGACGCCGCCGCTGGCCGCGGCGCTTTTGTACGTGGCGCAGACCGGCGACGTCACCCGAGGCGCGGTTGCCTTGTTCGCACTGGGGCTTGGCATGGGGATGCCGCTTCTTGCGTTCGGCCTGTTCGGCGGCAAGTTGCTGCCGAAATCCGGCCCCTGGCTTGTCACGGTCAAACAGGTGTTCGGCTTCCTCTTCCTGGGACTTGCCATCTGGATGCTGGGCCGGGTGTTGCCCGGGCAGGTGATCCGTGGACTGTGGGGCCTATTGGCGATCGCGGCCGGAGTGTGGTTCGGCCTGCTGCGAAGCCATGGATACGGGATGCGCCTGGCCGGCGGCGGGATCGCTCTTGGCGGAGTGCTCCTGTTGACGATCAGCCTGGGCGTTTTTCCCTTTTCCTGTCCCCTTGCGATCTGCGCTGGCGCGCCGGCGGCGTCCACGGACGGGGCAGACGTTTCCGTGCGCAAGGTGCGCACCATGGACGGGTTTGACGCGGCCATGGCCGAGGCGAGGGCCAAGGGGCGGCCCATCCTGGTCGATTTCTCTGCCGACTGGTGCGTGGTCTGTCGGGAGATCGACCGCGAGGTCATGGCCGATGCGGCCGTTGTCCCGCGCCTGCGCAACGTTTCCATCCTGCGCGTGGACGTAACGGCGGACACTCCCGAAAGCCGCGCGCTCATGCGCCGCTTCGACGTCGTGGGACCGCCGACCATGTTGTTCGTCAATGCCCATACCGGCCGGGAAATCGACAACAGCCGCTCTATCGGCGCGGTTTCGGTCGCGCAGTTCCTCCGGACTTTGGGGAAGGTCGGCGTCTGA
- a CDS encoding response regulator transcription factor: MRILIIEDDQVLAAGLKVGLGLAGMTVDMVGSCDAARTALATTTFDAVVLDLMLPDGSGLDVLRAMRQRGDRTPVLLLTALDEITDRVKGLDLGADDYCGKPFDLDELAARIRAIGRRGAGRAAPCLTAAGIALEPASLSATINGQPLTLSRREFAVLALLMEHPGAIRSKGEIEDRLYGWGEEVESNTVEVHVHHLRAKVGREKIETVRGLGYRMQVAP, encoded by the coding sequence ATGCGGATTCTCATCATCGAAGACGATCAGGTCCTTGCCGCGGGGCTCAAGGTGGGGCTTGGACTGGCCGGCATGACCGTGGATATGGTCGGCTCCTGCGACGCGGCGCGCACGGCCCTTGCCACGACGACTTTCGACGCCGTGGTGCTCGACCTGATGCTGCCGGACGGTTCCGGGCTGGATGTGCTTAGGGCCATGCGCCAACGGGGAGACCGGACCCCGGTCCTGCTGCTCACCGCCCTCGATGAGATCACGGACAGGGTCAAAGGGCTCGACCTTGGCGCGGACGACTACTGCGGCAAACCATTCGATCTGGACGAACTGGCCGCGCGCATCCGGGCCATAGGCCGGCGTGGCGCCGGCCGCGCCGCCCCCTGCCTGACGGCCGCCGGCATTGCGCTTGAGCCCGCAAGCCTGTCGGCCACCATAAACGGGCAGCCGCTCACCCTGTCCAGGCGGGAGTTCGCGGTCCTGGCGCTCCTGATGGAGCATCCCGGCGCGATCCGCTCCAAGGGCGAGATCGAGGACCGGCTGTACGGCTGGGGCGAGGAAGTGGAGAGCAACACGGTGGAGGTGCACGTGCATCATTTGCGGGCCAAGGTGGGCCGGGAAAAGATAGAGACGGTGCGCGGGCTCGGCTACCGCATGCAGGTCGCGCCATGA
- a CDS encoding ATP-binding protein, translated as MISLRRRLFAILVAATGIIWLCGILWIFVGAKAELEHVLDTRLQEAARMVNSLVARSGPALAATASAAATSDHYERQLSCQIWSFDGRLIARSGSAPDVSLTDKASGFSDHRIQGEYWRVYTIDNPAKGVRVMIGDRLGQRDQLARDLVKGLSIPAILMLPLLGGLIWLSLGRGLRPLLDMAVELKSRDVDDMRPLRTQHAPAELLPLAKALNSLFAKVETARRHERDITAFAAHELRTPLAGLKTHAQIAMATDDPGIRQGALRHILLSVDRSTRLVRQLLTLAKLESGPVTSQTERICLGDVLEEIGTSAQPSVAQGITVRIDPALRNFTIAANRDSLAIALRNLHENALQHSPAGGTVVWNVTPDGRGIQVEDEGPGMPPEEILQATQRFFRGKQQTPTGCGLGLAIVEAVLQQMGGWLVLENREGGRGLRAMAVLLPAATSCP; from the coding sequence ATGATTTCCCTGCGCCGGCGTCTTTTCGCCATCCTGGTCGCGGCCACGGGCATCATATGGCTGTGCGGCATCCTCTGGATTTTCGTGGGGGCGAAAGCCGAGCTCGAACATGTGCTCGACACCCGCCTCCAGGAGGCGGCGCGCATGGTCAATTCCCTCGTGGCCAGAAGCGGTCCCGCCCTCGCCGCCACGGCAAGCGCCGCCGCGACGTCGGACCATTACGAACGCCAGCTTTCCTGCCAGATATGGTCGTTTGACGGACGCCTTATCGCCAGGTCCGGCAGCGCGCCTGACGTCTCCCTGACCGATAAGGCGTCCGGCTTCTCGGATCACCGCATCCAGGGCGAATACTGGCGGGTGTACACCATCGACAATCCCGCCAAGGGCGTACGCGTGATGATCGGCGACCGTCTCGGTCAGCGCGATCAGCTCGCCCGCGACCTCGTCAAGGGACTTTCCATCCCCGCCATCCTGATGCTTCCCCTGCTCGGCGGACTCATCTGGCTGAGCCTCGGACGCGGACTGCGTCCCCTGCTCGACATGGCCGTGGAGCTCAAATCCCGGGACGTCGACGACATGCGGCCGTTGCGGACGCAACACGCCCCTGCCGAACTCCTGCCCTTGGCCAAGGCCCTAAACAGCCTGTTCGCCAAGGTGGAAACGGCCCGACGCCACGAACGAGACATCACGGCCTTCGCCGCCCACGAACTCCGCACGCCCCTGGCCGGATTGAAGACGCACGCGCAAATCGCCATGGCCACAGACGATCCCGGCATCCGACAAGGGGCCTTGCGGCACATCCTGCTCTCCGTCGACCGCTCCACGCGCCTGGTGCGCCAGCTGCTGACCCTGGCCAAGCTCGAAAGCGGTCCGGTCACCAGCCAAACGGAACGCATTTGCCTCGGCGACGTGCTCGAGGAGATCGGCACATCGGCGCAGCCGTCGGTGGCGCAGGGCATCACGGTGCGCATCGATCCCGCCCTGCGCAACTTCACGATCGCGGCAAACCGGGACAGCCTGGCCATCGCCCTGCGCAATCTCCATGAAAACGCGCTGCAGCACTCGCCCGCAGGCGGTACGGTCGTCTGGAACGTCACGCCGGACGGGCGTGGCATACAGGTGGAAGACGAAGGGCCCGGCATGCCTCCTGAGGAGATTCTCCAGGCGACGCAACGCTTCTTTCGCGGCAAACAGCAGACGCCCACGGGGTGCGGGCTGGGACTCGCCATCGTCGAGGCCGTGTTGCAGCAGATGGGAGGCTGGCTTGTTCTGGAAAACCGGGAAGGCGGTCGAGGGCTCAGGGCCATGGCCGTATTGCTGCCCGCAGCCACCTCGTGCCCCTAA
- a CDS encoding TetR/AcrR family transcriptional regulator: MDHGDTRTRIIEASIEVFLEKGYDLATIRDICARAQANVAAVNYHFGSKEALYAAALECIMASCDESYPISEGLDEAATPEERLRRFILNLLRLNFPEDPTQARQSKLFWLELANPSPALQPLVERFLRPIKERLEAVIQDITGPLDPETLRLCAGAIGGQTLFHAQNTVIITHLYPQSTYTPQDVERLAEHTFRFSLAGLEAVRSNSRRHT; encoded by the coding sequence ATGGATCACGGCGACACCCGGACACGCATCATCGAAGCCTCCATCGAGGTCTTTCTGGAAAAGGGGTACGACTTGGCCACCATCCGTGACATTTGCGCCCGGGCCCAGGCCAACGTGGCCGCCGTAAACTACCACTTCGGCTCCAAGGAAGCCTTGTACGCCGCAGCGCTCGAATGCATCATGGCCTCCTGCGACGAAAGCTACCCCATCTCCGAAGGACTCGACGAGGCCGCCACGCCCGAAGAACGCCTGCGCCGCTTCATCCTCAACCTGCTGCGCCTCAACTTCCCCGAAGACCCGACCCAGGCCCGCCAAAGCAAGCTCTTCTGGCTGGAACTGGCCAATCCGAGTCCTGCCCTCCAGCCGCTGGTGGAACGGTTCCTGCGTCCCATCAAGGAACGCCTGGAAGCCGTCATCCAGGACATTACCGGACCACTCGATCCGGAAACCCTGCGCCTGTGCGCGGGGGCTATCGGCGGGCAAACGCTCTTTCATGCCCAAAATACCGTCATTATCACCCACCTCTACCCCCAAAGCACCTATACTCCCCAGGATGTGGAGCGACTGGCCGAACACACCTTTCGTTTTTCCCTGGCCGGCCTGGAAGCCGTGCGCTCGAATTCGAGGAGGCACACATGA
- a CDS encoding efflux RND transporter periplasmic adaptor subunit, with protein sequence MKSMLILALAVSVAACVPEQSQQAKAPLPVCVYRVATIAATSGEHPAQASRYTAVIAPREMLSLAFKVPGYVQELNPKALDMGSRVEKGEVLVRLRDADYKSRLTQARASLDEVNASLLLARRDQERNAKLVSSGAIAHSEFDRIQEVLGVAQAKAAQARAAVDQAEINLRDTILASPMDGLVVRRDVERGTLVKEGAVAFVLADLSSVKAVFAMSDQEVARVKAGDSLNVTADALPERHFPGVVTAVSPSADTKSRAFNVEVTIPNHDLALKDGMIASVSRDPATQGASVAAVPLDALASPGGDGHFVVHLLRTNKGKTYAMARSVTVGGVIGDMATVTDGLTPGDQVITRGTTLAEDGQEVRIIR encoded by the coding sequence ATGAAGAGCATGCTTATTCTGGCACTGGCCGTGTCCGTGGCGGCTTGCGTGCCAGAACAATCACAACAGGCCAAAGCCCCCTTGCCCGTTTGCGTGTACCGGGTGGCCACAATCGCGGCCACGTCCGGAGAGCACCCGGCCCAGGCCAGTCGCTATACCGCTGTCATTGCCCCGCGCGAGATGCTTAGCCTCGCGTTCAAGGTCCCTGGCTATGTGCAGGAGTTAAATCCCAAGGCTCTGGATATGGGCAGTCGCGTCGAAAAGGGCGAGGTGCTGGTCAGGCTGCGTGACGCCGATTACAAATCCCGCCTTACGCAAGCCAGAGCCAGTTTGGACGAGGTCAATGCCTCCCTGCTCCTGGCCCGGCGCGACCAGGAACGTAACGCCAAGCTCGTTTCCAGCGGGGCGATCGCGCACAGTGAATTCGATCGCATTCAGGAAGTACTGGGCGTGGCCCAGGCCAAGGCCGCGCAAGCCCGGGCGGCCGTGGACCAAGCCGAAATCAATCTGCGCGATACCATCCTGGCCTCGCCCATGGATGGCCTCGTGGTGCGCCGGGATGTGGAACGCGGCACATTGGTGAAGGAAGGGGCAGTGGCTTTCGTGCTGGCCGACCTCTCCTCGGTCAAGGCCGTCTTCGCCATGTCCGACCAGGAAGTGGCCCGGGTCAAGGCGGGTGACTCCTTGAACGTAACTGCCGACGCCCTGCCCGAGCGCCACTTTCCCGGAGTGGTCACGGCCGTGTCCCCCTCGGCCGATACCAAGAGCCGGGCCTTCAATGTGGAAGTGACCATCCCCAACCATGATCTGGCCCTCAAGGACGGCATGATCGCCTCGGTCAGCCGCGATCCCGCAACACAGGGGGCGAGCGTCGCGGCCGTCCCCCTGGACGCCCTGGCCAGCCCCGGGGGAGACGGACACTTCGTGGTGCACCTGCTGCGAACAAACAAGGGCAAGACCTACGCCATGGCCCGCTCCGTCACCGTGGGCGGCGTGATCGGGGACATGGCCACGGTGACAGACGGTCTCACGCCGGGCGATCAGGTCATTACTCGGGGGACCACCCTGGCCGAGGACGGGCAGGAAGTGCGGATCATCCGTTAG